The Frankiales bacterium genome window below encodes:
- the glgX gene encoding glycogen debranching protein GlgX, whose product MQVWPGSAYPLGATYDGSGTNFALFSSVADRVELCLFAADGTETRVPLRERDADVWHAYLPGILPGQRYGWRVHGPYDPGAGHRCNPAKVLLDPYAKAIDGRVDWDESCFGYRWADHDARNDLDSGPHVPKAVVINPFFDWADDRSPRTPYHETVIYEAHVKGLTARHPRIPPEIRGTYAGVAHPVMLEHYKRLGITAVELMPVHHFIHDHHLVQRGRSNYWGYNTLGFLAPHAFYSASGTDGQQVSEFKSMVRDLHRAGLEVILDVVYNHTAEGNHLGPTLSLRGIDNAAYYRLVHDDPRHYYDTTGTGNSLLMGSPHVLQLIMDSMRYWVTEMHVDGFRFDLAATLARQFHEVDRLSAFFDLVHQDPIVSQVKLIAEPWDLGEGGYQVGGFPPLWTEWNGHYRDTVRDFWRGEPATMPEFASRLTGSSDLYESSGRRPIASINFVTAHDGFTLRDLVSYNEKHNDANGEGNADGESNNRSWNCGVEGPTRKTGVNRLRARQQRNFLATLFLSQGVPMLLHGDELGRTQGGNNNVYCLDDETSWVDWHPTKDGASLMGFVESVAQLRRDNPVFRRRRFFQGHDVRAAGQHEIAWLRPDGRQMDESDWTNGFARTLGVFLNGEAMDEIDERGEPVSGDSFLLLMNAHSGDVPFTLPEASFGSSWHIELDTAETAATPPVGDQADPVLRPGQVVDLTSHSVVVLRKRS is encoded by the coding sequence ATGCAGGTGTGGCCCGGGTCCGCTTACCCCCTCGGGGCGACCTACGACGGGAGCGGGACGAACTTCGCGCTCTTCTCGTCGGTGGCCGACCGGGTCGAGCTGTGCCTGTTCGCGGCCGACGGCACGGAGACCAGGGTTCCGCTCCGGGAGCGCGACGCGGACGTGTGGCACGCCTACCTGCCCGGGATCCTCCCCGGCCAGCGGTACGGCTGGCGGGTGCACGGTCCTTACGACCCCGGGGCCGGGCACCGGTGCAACCCGGCCAAGGTGCTCCTGGACCCCTACGCGAAGGCCATCGACGGGCGGGTGGACTGGGACGAGTCGTGCTTCGGCTACAGGTGGGCCGACCACGACGCCCGCAACGACCTGGACTCGGGCCCGCACGTCCCCAAGGCCGTGGTGATCAACCCGTTCTTCGACTGGGCCGACGACCGGTCGCCGCGGACGCCGTACCACGAGACCGTGATCTACGAGGCGCACGTGAAGGGCCTCACGGCGCGCCATCCCCGGATCCCACCGGAGATCCGCGGGACGTACGCCGGGGTCGCGCACCCGGTGATGCTCGAGCACTACAAGCGCCTCGGCATCACGGCGGTGGAGCTGATGCCGGTGCACCACTTCATCCACGACCACCACCTGGTGCAGCGTGGCCGGTCGAACTACTGGGGCTACAACACCCTGGGCTTCCTCGCGCCGCACGCCTTCTACAGCGCCAGCGGGACCGACGGCCAGCAGGTCTCGGAGTTCAAGTCGATGGTGCGCGACCTGCACCGCGCAGGACTCGAGGTGATCCTCGACGTCGTCTACAACCACACCGCGGAGGGGAACCATCTCGGGCCCACACTGTCGCTGCGGGGCATCGACAACGCCGCGTACTACCGACTGGTCCACGACGACCCACGTCACTACTACGACACGACAGGGACCGGGAACTCGCTGCTCATGGGCAGCCCCCACGTCCTCCAGCTGATCATGGACTCGATGCGCTACTGGGTCACCGAGATGCACGTGGACGGGTTCCGGTTCGACCTCGCGGCGACGCTGGCGCGGCAGTTCCACGAGGTGGACCGGCTCAGCGCGTTCTTCGACCTGGTCCACCAGGACCCGATCGTGTCGCAGGTGAAGCTCATCGCCGAGCCGTGGGACCTCGGCGAGGGCGGCTACCAGGTCGGGGGGTTCCCGCCCCTGTGGACCGAGTGGAACGGCCACTATCGCGACACCGTCCGGGACTTCTGGCGCGGCGAGCCCGCGACCATGCCGGAGTTCGCCTCGCGCCTCACCGGCTCCTCGGACCTCTACGAGAGCAGCGGACGTCGTCCGATCGCGTCGATCAACTTCGTGACGGCGCACGACGGGTTCACGCTGCGGGACCTGGTGTCCTACAACGAGAAGCACAACGACGCCAACGGCGAGGGCAACGCCGACGGGGAGAGCAACAACAGGTCGTGGAACTGCGGCGTCGAGGGCCCCACGCGCAAGACCGGGGTCAACCGGCTCCGCGCACGCCAGCAGCGCAACTTCCTCGCGACCCTGTTCCTCAGCCAGGGGGTGCCGATGCTGCTCCACGGCGACGAGCTGGGCCGGACCCAGGGCGGCAACAACAACGTGTACTGCCTCGACGACGAGACGTCGTGGGTCGACTGGCACCCGACGAAGGACGGCGCGAGCCTCATGGGCTTCGTCGAGTCGGTGGCGCAGCTGCGCCGGGACAACCCGGTGTTCCGGCGACGGAGGTTCTTCCAGGGTCACGACGTGCGGGCCGCCGGTCAGCACGAGATCGCCTGGCTGAGGCCGGACGGCCGGCAGATGGACGAGTCGGACTGGACCAACGGGTTCGCCCGGACCCTGGGCGTCTTCCTCAATGGTGAGGCGATGGACGAGATCGACGAGCGGGGGGAGCCGGTCTCCGGGGACTCCTTCCTCCTGCTCATGAACGCCCACTCCGGGGACGTGCCCTTCACCCTGCCCGAGGCGTCGTTCGGCAGCTCCTGGCACATCGAGCTGGACACCGCGGAAACCGCGGCCACCCCGCCCGTGGGCGACCAGGCCGACCCGGTGCTGCGGCCCGGGCAGGTGGTCGACCTGACCAGCCACAGCGTCGTCGTGCTGCGCAAGCGCTCATGA
- the treY gene encoding malto-oligosyltrehalose synthase yields MRPPTSTYRVQLTPERGFAALGERAGYLRELGVGHAYLSPILQATPGSTHGYDVVDHGHVNYELGGEPELLRAAAALRDHGIGVVVDVVPNHMALPVPEHLNAAFWSVLRDGADSAHAGWFDVDWSLDQPVLLPILGRRIGDCLDAGEIVLEPQGGPDGRPVVRYYDHVLPVRTGTEDLDLEQLLAEQHYRLAYWRAAGDELNYRRFFDVDTLLGFRVEEPEVFDASHGVLLRLLRDGVVSGFRIDHPDGLADPRAYLRSLHEASGGAWVVVEKILEGDEALPDDWACAGTTGYDALLRICGLFVDPEGAPVLVGALAELATPGHPASLSWEQAQEQARRDVLGEMLSPEVDRLAAVAYDVCQSEVRLRDFSRRGLTEALVELLVAIPVYRAYVVPGEPPTEESVRILEATAERATRARPERGPEIALLRDLALGRRGRGDRKDEFCRRFQQTTGPAVAKGVEDTAFYRWFPLSALDEVGGEPDRFGVSPEEFHAWATARQARWPGAMNALSTHDTKRSEDVRARLAALSEVPDQWVEAMRSWREQSGGLTAPDGELDGATGWLLWQTLVGAWPIGPERLAAYLVKATREAKLRTSWTHPDEEYEAGLTRSVHEFLSDPAIMTVARQLVDTLHPGFVANVLGQRAVHLLAPGVPDVYQGCETVSLRLVDPDNREPPDDAHLSALLARALSAVPDPYEDLDAAKLRLTALGLRARRDHPELVGADAEHTPVGFEGERAEHAVGFVRGGGLAVTATRLALRLAAAGGWDRATTAALPDGTWHDLLTGREHTCAGGAGVPVADLHRDWPVTLLERVR; encoded by the coding sequence GTGAGGCCGCCGACGTCGACCTACCGGGTGCAGCTGACCCCCGAGCGGGGGTTCGCCGCCCTCGGCGAACGGGCCGGCTACCTGCGCGAGCTCGGCGTGGGCCACGCCTACCTGTCCCCGATCCTGCAGGCGACGCCGGGATCCACGCACGGCTACGACGTCGTCGACCACGGCCACGTGAACTACGAGCTCGGCGGGGAGCCGGAGCTGCTGCGGGCGGCCGCGGCGCTGCGCGACCACGGCATCGGCGTCGTGGTCGACGTCGTCCCCAACCACATGGCGCTGCCGGTGCCCGAGCACCTCAACGCCGCGTTCTGGTCGGTGCTGCGCGACGGCGCGGACTCGGCGCACGCCGGCTGGTTCGACGTCGACTGGTCGCTCGACCAGCCCGTGTTGCTGCCCATCCTCGGCCGGCGCATCGGGGACTGCCTCGACGCCGGCGAGATCGTCCTGGAGCCGCAGGGCGGCCCGGACGGCCGGCCCGTGGTCCGCTACTACGACCACGTGCTGCCGGTGAGGACGGGCACCGAGGACCTCGACCTCGAGCAGCTCCTCGCCGAGCAGCACTACCGGCTGGCCTACTGGCGCGCGGCCGGCGACGAGCTGAACTACCGCCGCTTCTTCGACGTCGACACCCTCCTCGGGTTCCGGGTGGAGGAGCCCGAGGTCTTCGACGCCAGCCACGGCGTCCTGCTGCGGCTGCTGAGGGACGGCGTCGTGTCGGGGTTCCGGATCGACCACCCCGACGGGCTCGCCGACCCCCGCGCCTACCTGCGCAGCCTTCACGAGGCGAGCGGCGGCGCCTGGGTCGTGGTCGAGAAGATCCTCGAGGGCGACGAGGCCCTTCCCGACGACTGGGCCTGCGCCGGCACCACCGGCTACGACGCGCTGCTGCGCATCTGCGGGTTGTTCGTCGATCCCGAGGGGGCACCGGTGCTGGTCGGGGCGCTCGCCGAGCTGGCGACGCCGGGCCACCCCGCGAGCCTGAGCTGGGAGCAGGCGCAGGAGCAGGCGCGTCGCGACGTCCTCGGCGAGATGCTCTCGCCCGAGGTGGACCGGCTCGCCGCCGTCGCCTACGACGTGTGCCAGTCCGAGGTGAGGCTGCGCGACTTCTCGCGGCGGGGGCTGACCGAGGCCCTGGTGGAGCTGCTCGTCGCGATCCCCGTCTACCGGGCGTACGTCGTGCCGGGAGAGCCGCCCACCGAGGAGTCGGTGCGCATCCTCGAGGCCACGGCCGAGCGCGCGACCCGGGCCCGCCCGGAGCGCGGCCCCGAGATCGCCCTGCTCCGAGACCTCGCGCTGGGCCGGCGGGGCCGCGGCGACCGCAAGGACGAGTTCTGCCGCCGCTTCCAGCAGACGACCGGGCCGGCCGTGGCCAAGGGCGTCGAGGACACCGCGTTCTACCGCTGGTTCCCGCTCTCCGCGCTCGACGAGGTGGGCGGGGAGCCCGACCGGTTCGGCGTCAGCCCGGAGGAGTTCCACGCCTGGGCCACCGCTCGCCAGGCGCGCTGGCCCGGCGCCATGAACGCCCTGTCCACGCACGACACCAAGCGCAGCGAGGACGTCCGGGCCCGGCTCGCGGCGCTGAGCGAGGTGCCGGACCAGTGGGTCGAGGCGATGCGCTCGTGGCGGGAGCAGAGCGGGGGCCTCACCGCGCCGGACGGCGAGCTCGACGGCGCCACGGGCTGGCTGCTGTGGCAGACGCTCGTGGGCGCCTGGCCGATCGGCCCCGAGCGCCTCGCCGCGTACCTGGTGAAGGCGACGCGTGAGGCCAAGCTCCGGACCTCCTGGACGCACCCCGACGAGGAGTACGAGGCCGGGCTCACCCGATCCGTGCACGAGTTCCTGTCCGACCCCGCCATCATGACCGTGGCCCGGCAGCTCGTGGACACCCTGCATCCCGGCTTCGTCGCGAACGTGCTCGGTCAGCGGGCGGTGCACCTGCTCGCCCCGGGCGTGCCCGACGTCTACCAGGGCTGCGAGACGGTGAGCCTCCGGCTCGTGGACCCCGACAACCGGGAGCCACCCGACGACGCGCACCTGTCGGCGCTGCTCGCCCGCGCGCTCTCGGCCGTCCCGGACCCCTACGAGGACCTCGACGCCGCGAAGCTGCGGCTCACGGCGCTCGGGCTGCGCGCCCGGCGCGACCACCCGGAGCTGGTCGGCGCCGACGCCGAGCACACCCCCGTCGGCTTCGAGGGGGAGCGGGCCGAGCACGCGGTCGGGTTCGTCCGCGGGGGCGGCCTCGCCGTCACCGCGACCAGGTTGGCGCTGAGGCTGGCGGCTGCCGGCGGGTGGGACCGCGCGACCACGGCCGCCCTGCCCGACGGGACGTGGCACGACCTCCTCACCGGGCGCGAGCACACGTGCGCCGGCGGGGCCGGCGTCCCCGTGGCGGACCTGCACCGCGACTGGCCGGTGACCCTGCTGGAGCGGGTCCGATGA
- the treZ gene encoding malto-oligosyltrehalose trehalohydrolase, whose protein sequence is MSVPPPLQVWAPRATRLRALPDGREPDELRPLPERPGWYGGGEAWWRPGAEYLLEVDGSTVPDPRARFLPHGVHGPARVVDVAALPWTDDGWRGRDLADGAVVYELHVGTATPDGTLDAAIDLLDDLAALGITHVELLPLAAFEGPWGWGYDGVALDAVHAHYGGPEALARFVDAAHARGLAVLLDVVHNHLGPSGNYWSAFGPFFTDAHTTPWGPAVNLDDRGSDDVRGILVDSACGWLRDYHLDGLRLDAVHELRDHRALTFLEELGEAVARLSVELGRPLTLVAETDRNDVRTVAPPSRGGVGMTAQWDDDVHHALHWLLTGETSGYYADFGSCASVAHTLERGFLHDGRWSTFRGRSHGRPVDWSATDPWRLVVALQTHDQVGNRAAGERLVRLAGIDRAAIGAALLLTLPYTPMLFMGEEWGATTPWCFFSSFTDPELARAVTEGRRGEFSDHGWDPAAVPDPQDPATRDRSVLAREERLTGEHARLLDWYRALIALRSAPDGPGSASASAHDASSQRRGAPDGLHCGWSEDAEGRARWFSVRRRGWATVANLSDEPVTVPAEGARSIELDWPAGTASVGPDGLALPPLGVAVLRR, encoded by the coding sequence ATGAGCGTGCCGCCCCCGCTCCAGGTGTGGGCGCCGCGCGCGACCCGGCTGCGGGCGCTGCCCGACGGCCGGGAGCCCGACGAGCTGCGGCCGCTGCCCGAGCGCCCCGGCTGGTACGGCGGCGGGGAGGCCTGGTGGCGCCCGGGCGCCGAGTACCTGCTGGAGGTGGACGGATCCACCGTTCCCGACCCGCGGGCCCGGTTCCTCCCCCACGGGGTGCACGGCCCTGCCCGGGTCGTGGACGTGGCTGCGCTCCCCTGGACCGACGACGGGTGGCGCGGTCGCGACCTCGCCGACGGCGCGGTCGTGTACGAGCTGCACGTCGGCACTGCGACCCCCGACGGCACCCTCGACGCGGCGATCGACCTGCTCGACGACCTGGCCGCGCTGGGGATCACCCACGTCGAGCTCCTCCCCCTCGCCGCGTTCGAGGGGCCGTGGGGCTGGGGCTACGACGGGGTCGCCCTCGACGCCGTCCACGCCCACTACGGGGGCCCGGAGGCCCTCGCCCGCTTCGTCGACGCGGCGCACGCGCGAGGCCTGGCCGTGCTGCTCGACGTGGTGCACAACCATCTCGGGCCGAGCGGCAACTACTGGTCGGCGTTCGGGCCGTTCTTCACCGACGCGCACACCACGCCCTGGGGTCCTGCGGTCAACCTCGACGACCGCGGATCTGACGACGTGCGCGGGATCCTGGTCGACAGCGCCTGCGGCTGGCTGCGCGACTACCACCTCGACGGCCTGCGCCTCGACGCCGTCCACGAGCTCCGGGACCACCGAGCGCTGACCTTCCTCGAGGAGCTGGGCGAGGCCGTCGCGCGCCTGTCCGTCGAGCTGGGCCGACCGCTGACCCTCGTCGCCGAGACGGACCGCAACGACGTCCGGACCGTCGCCCCGCCGTCGCGTGGCGGCGTCGGCATGACCGCGCAGTGGGACGACGACGTGCACCACGCGCTGCACTGGCTGCTCACCGGCGAGACCTCGGGCTACTACGCGGACTTCGGCTCCTGCGCGTCCGTCGCGCACACGCTGGAGCGCGGGTTCCTGCACGACGGCAGGTGGTCGACGTTCCGCGGCCGTTCCCACGGACGACCCGTCGACTGGTCGGCCACCGACCCCTGGCGGCTCGTCGTCGCGCTCCAGACGCACGACCAGGTGGGCAACCGCGCCGCCGGGGAGCGGCTGGTGCGGCTCGCGGGCATCGACCGGGCGGCCATCGGCGCGGCCCTCCTGCTCACGCTGCCGTACACGCCGATGCTCTTCATGGGCGAGGAGTGGGGAGCCACGACACCGTGGTGCTTCTTCTCCTCGTTCACCGACCCCGAGCTGGCGCGGGCGGTCACGGAGGGACGGCGCGGGGAGTTCAGCGACCACGGCTGGGACCCGGCCGCCGTCCCCGACCCCCAGGACCCCGCCACCCGCGACCGCTCCGTTCTCGCGCGGGAGGAGCGGCTCACCGGTGAGCACGCGCGACTGCTCGACTGGTACCGCGCGCTGATCGCCCTGCGCTCGGCGCCCGACGGACCCGGATCGGCGTCCGCCTCCGCGCACGATGCGTCGTCCCAGCGGCGGGGCGCACCCGACGGACTGCACTGCGGGTGGTCCGAGGACGCCGAGGGCAGAGCCCGGTGGTTCTCCGTGCGGCGCCGGGGCTGGGCCACCGTCGCCAACCTGTCCGACGAGCCCGTCACCGTCCCGGCCGAGGGGGCGCGCTCGATCGAGCTCGACTGGCCCGCCGGCACGGCGTCGGTCGGGCCCGACGGGCTGGCGCTCCCCCCGCTGGGCGTTGCCGTCCTGCGCCGCTGA
- a CDS encoding AMP-binding protein: MESYAKGPTDQPLLEETIGACLDRVAARHADREALVECSTGRRWTYSALVEEVDACALGLHEQGVRRGDRVGIWAPNCAEWAFVQFATAKLGAILVNINPAYRTHELAYVLDQSGISVLVAAPDFKTSDYRAMVAEVEDERPALRTTVFLGSPEWEALMASGRAGDRAVLADLAGELAADDPINIQYTSGTTGFPKGATLSHRNLLNNGYFVGEGCGYTEHDRVCIPVPYYHCFGMGMGNLGAVTHGAAMVLPSPGFDPALTLRAVQDERCTSLYGVPTMFIAELNLPDFGSYDLSSLRTGIMAGSPCPVEVMKRVVADMGMTEVTICYGMTETSPVSTQTGADDDLDRRTSTVGRVHPHLEIKVVDPVDGRTVERGETGEFCTRGYSVMRGYWEEPDKTAEAIDADGWMHTGDLAVMDEHGYVNIVGRIKDMVIRGGENVYPREIEEFLYTHPDIVDAQVIGVPDDKYGEELMAWVRLRPGVETLSAESLREYCQGRLAHYKIPRYVKVVDEFPMTVTGKIRKVEMREDSIAELGLGDVARRRFA, encoded by the coding sequence ATGGAGTCGTACGCCAAGGGGCCGACGGATCAACCGCTGCTCGAGGAGACCATCGGGGCCTGCCTCGACCGCGTCGCGGCGAGGCATGCGGACCGCGAAGCGCTGGTGGAGTGCAGCACGGGCAGGCGCTGGACCTACTCCGCGCTGGTCGAGGAGGTCGACGCGTGCGCGCTCGGCCTCCACGAGCAGGGCGTGCGGCGCGGTGACCGGGTCGGCATCTGGGCGCCGAACTGCGCTGAGTGGGCCTTCGTCCAGTTCGCCACCGCCAAGCTCGGCGCGATCCTCGTCAACATCAACCCGGCGTACCGCACCCACGAGCTGGCGTACGTGCTCGACCAGTCGGGCATCTCGGTGCTCGTGGCCGCGCCGGACTTCAAGACCAGCGACTACCGCGCCATGGTGGCCGAGGTCGAGGACGAGCGTCCGGCGCTGCGGACCACCGTGTTCCTCGGCAGCCCGGAGTGGGAGGCGCTCATGGCGTCCGGCCGGGCCGGGGACCGCGCCGTCCTCGCCGACCTGGCCGGTGAGCTCGCTGCCGACGACCCGATCAACATCCAGTACACGTCGGGCACCACAGGCTTCCCCAAGGGCGCGACGCTGAGCCACCGCAACCTGCTCAACAACGGGTACTTCGTGGGCGAGGGCTGCGGCTACACCGAGCACGACCGCGTCTGCATCCCGGTTCCCTACTACCACTGCTTCGGCATGGGGATGGGCAACCTCGGGGCCGTGACGCACGGGGCTGCCATGGTGCTGCCGTCGCCCGGCTTCGACCCGGCGCTCACGCTGCGGGCCGTGCAGGACGAGCGCTGCACCTCGCTCTACGGCGTGCCCACGATGTTCATCGCCGAGCTCAACCTGCCCGACTTCGGCTCCTACGACCTGTCGAGCCTGCGCACCGGGATCATGGCTGGATCGCCGTGCCCGGTCGAGGTGATGAAGCGCGTCGTCGCCGACATGGGCATGACCGAGGTGACGATCTGCTACGGCATGACCGAGACGTCGCCGGTGAGCACTCAGACCGGTGCGGACGACGACCTCGACCGCCGCACGTCCACGGTCGGCCGGGTGCACCCGCACCTCGAGATCAAGGTGGTCGACCCTGTCGACGGACGCACGGTGGAGCGCGGCGAGACCGGGGAGTTCTGCACCCGCGGCTACTCGGTGATGCGCGGCTACTGGGAGGAGCCGGACAAGACGGCGGAGGCGATCGACGCCGACGGCTGGATGCACACGGGCGACCTCGCCGTCATGGACGAGCACGGCTACGTCAACATCGTGGGACGCATCAAGGACATGGTGATCCGCGGCGGCGAGAACGTGTACCCGCGCGAGATCGAGGAGTTCCTCTACACGCACCCGGACATCGTCGACGCCCAGGTGATCGGGGTGCCGGACGACAAGTACGGCGAGGAGCTCATGGCCTGGGTCCGCCTCCGCCCGGGTGTCGAGACGCTGTCGGCCGAGTCGCTGCGCGAGTACTGCCAGGGCCGGCTGGCCCACTACAAGATCCCGCGCTACGTGAAGGTCGTCGACGAGTTCCCGATGACGGTCACCGGCAAGATCCGCAAGGTCGAGATGCGGGAGGACTCGATCGCCGAGCTCGGCCTCGGCGACGTCGCGCGCCGGCGATTCGCCTGA
- a CDS encoding aminotransferase class III-fold pyridoxal phosphate-dependent enzyme, translating to MTDTTVPTPVSVTWPPHDPATYRTVPAASAPIDADRVAALLAAEWERFEKATPGSAAHHARALDPLPLGVPSSFQHWDPYPVAITSAKGAWLTDVDGRRLLDLSMGFGAMLVGHLNPAVVEAVERALTTGTLFVTPSPVSTEAAERFQRRFGLDQLRFANSGTEATMYAVRVARGFTGRKAIVKIEGGYHGGYDALSVSVKPDVADAGPEEAPEPVTPFEVEAGTVHVVPYNDLARLEQVLDQHGSEIACVFMEPVLENISIVVPDEGYLAGVRALCDAHGALLVFDEVKTGLTAGYAGASQRLGVRPDLVALAKSIGGGLPLAAFGGTAEVMSTVTDGRMPHFGTYNGNPLVMAAAIAVDEIATPEALATAEALNVGALQQIDGVIAAHDLPAHTVGFGVKGAVTWSPTPVRTYRDYKRTDFGAAELSWLWGVNRGILTPPGLDEQWLVSLAHTADDMALLVGEFTELAEALRA from the coding sequence ATGACCGACACCACCGTCCCCACCCCCGTCTCGGTCACCTGGCCGCCGCACGACCCGGCGACCTACCGCACGGTGCCGGCGGCGTCCGCCCCCATCGACGCGGACCGCGTGGCCGCGCTGCTGGCGGCGGAGTGGGAGCGGTTCGAGAAGGCGACGCCGGGGTCTGCCGCGCACCACGCGCGGGCGCTCGACCCGCTGCCGCTCGGGGTGCCGTCGTCGTTCCAGCACTGGGACCCGTACCCGGTCGCGATCACGTCGGCCAAGGGCGCGTGGCTCACCGACGTCGACGGCCGCCGGCTGCTCGACCTGTCGATGGGCTTCGGCGCGATGCTGGTGGGGCACCTCAACCCCGCGGTGGTCGAGGCGGTGGAGCGCGCGCTCACCACCGGCACCCTGTTCGTCACGCCGTCGCCGGTGTCCACCGAGGCGGCCGAGCGCTTCCAGCGCCGCTTCGGCCTCGACCAGCTGCGCTTCGCGAACTCCGGCACCGAGGCCACGATGTACGCCGTCCGCGTCGCCCGCGGCTTCACCGGCCGCAAGGCGATCGTGAAGATCGAGGGCGGCTACCACGGCGGCTACGACGCGCTGTCGGTGTCGGTGAAGCCGGACGTCGCCGACGCCGGGCCCGAGGAGGCGCCGGAGCCCGTGACGCCGTTCGAGGTCGAGGCCGGCACGGTGCACGTGGTGCCCTACAACGACCTCGCCCGGCTCGAGCAGGTGCTCGACCAGCACGGCTCCGAGATCGCCTGCGTGTTCATGGAGCCGGTGCTCGAGAACATCTCCATCGTCGTGCCGGACGAGGGCTACCTCGCCGGCGTCCGCGCGCTCTGCGACGCGCACGGCGCGCTGCTCGTCTTCGACGAGGTGAAGACGGGCCTCACCGCGGGGTACGCCGGCGCCTCGCAGCGCCTCGGCGTCCGTCCGGACCTGGTGGCGCTGGCCAAGAGCATCGGCGGCGGCCTGCCCCTCGCCGCGTTCGGCGGCACCGCCGAGGTGATGTCGACGGTGACGGACGGCCGCATGCCGCACTTCGGCACCTACAACGGCAACCCGCTCGTGATGGCCGCGGCCATCGCGGTGGACGAGATCGCGACGCCGGAGGCCCTCGCGACCGCCGAGGCCCTCAACGTGGGCGCGCTCCAGCAGATCGACGGCGTCATCGCCGCGCACGACCTGCCTGCGCACACGGTGGGCTTCGGCGTGAAGGGCGCGGTCACCTGGTCGCCCACGCCGGTGCGCACCTACCGCGACTACAAGCGCACCGACTTCGGCGCCGCGGAGCTGTCCTGGCTGTGGGGGGTCAACCGCGGCATCCTCACCCCGCCCGGGCTCGACGAGCAGTGGCTGGTGTCGCTGGCGCACACGGCCGACGACATGGCCCTGCTCGTCGGCGAGTTCACCGAGCTCGCCGAGGCCCTCCGCGCCTGA
- a CDS encoding glycosyl hydrolase family 18, whose protein sequence is MSATAPSARRTRISWTRFAVVVASVAAVSFVGVRAVSAAFATPVVPGPTGFAAYVDVTAMPAYAFETPSGPAQSHVVLSFVVADPSSPCTPSWGGAYSLDQAASTLELDRRLAQLRLTGGDAAVSFGGQRGSELSTVCTQPPALREAYRAVVDRYQVSSIDLDIEGSALDDTASIARRATAVRGLQDDEKAQGRDLAVWLTLPVSTSGLTTQGVAVVDSMLSAGVDLAGVNGLTMDLGVTPTAAQPMSSFVLQAARALQTQVSAAYGRVGIHLDATQAWGKVGMTPMIGQNDLPAEVFTLADAGTVNQFARDQGVGRLSMWSLNRDSTCRSPLPTVLSVVQTSCSGVDQGDASYAAVLAAHSDGAPLGPQSPAPTTSPTATPVATPSTPSSLVDDPAHSPFPIWDPLGTYPGGTKVVWHHQVYQARYWTTGFAPDTPVASSYDSPWTLLGPVLPGDTPAPLPTLAPGTYPQWDPAQAYVAGSRVQLGLVPYQAKWWTQGQKPGVAVSGGSPWVLVAPGG, encoded by the coding sequence ATGAGCGCGACCGCACCGTCCGCCCGCCGGACCCGGATCTCGTGGACCCGGTTCGCCGTCGTCGTGGCCAGCGTCGCGGCCGTGTCGTTCGTCGGCGTCCGCGCGGTGTCCGCCGCGTTCGCGACGCCGGTCGTGCCCGGCCCCACCGGGTTCGCGGCGTACGTCGACGTCACCGCGATGCCGGCGTACGCGTTCGAGACGCCCTCCGGCCCGGCGCAGTCGCACGTCGTGCTGTCGTTCGTGGTGGCCGACCCGTCGTCGCCGTGCACCCCGTCGTGGGGCGGCGCCTACTCGCTCGACCAGGCGGCCTCGACGCTCGAGCTCGACCGCCGGCTCGCGCAGCTGCGGCTCACCGGCGGCGACGCCGCGGTGTCGTTCGGCGGCCAGCGCGGCTCGGAGCTGAGCACCGTGTGCACGCAGCCGCCGGCCCTGCGCGAGGCCTACCGCGCCGTCGTCGACCGCTACCAGGTCTCGAGCATCGACCTCGACATCGAGGGCTCGGCCCTCGACGACACCGCCTCGATCGCGCGGCGCGCCACGGCGGTGCGCGGCCTCCAGGACGACGAGAAGGCGCAGGGCCGCGACCTCGCGGTGTGGCTCACGCTCCCGGTGTCGACCTCGGGGCTCACCACCCAGGGCGTCGCCGTCGTCGACTCCATGCTGTCGGCCGGCGTCGACCTCGCCGGCGTGAACGGGCTCACCATGGACCTCGGTGTCACGCCGACCGCGGCCCAGCCGATGTCGTCGTTCGTGCTCCAGGCCGCCCGCGCCCTCCAGACGCAGGTGTCGGCGGCGTACGGCCGCGTGGGCATCCACCTCGACGCCACGCAGGCGTGGGGCAAGGTGGGCATGACGCCGATGATCGGCCAGAACGACCTGCCCGCCGAGGTGTTCACCCTCGCCGACGCCGGCACGGTCAACCAGTTCGCGCGCGACCAGGGCGTGGGCCGGCTCTCGATGTGGTCGCTCAACCGCGACAGCACCTGCCGCTCGCCGCTGCCCACCGTGCTGAGCGTGGTGCAGACCTCGTGCAGCGGCGTCGACCAGGGCGACGCGTCGTACGCCGCGGTTCTCGCGGCCCACAGCGACGGCGCCCCGCTCGGCCCGCAGTCGCCCGCGCCGACCACGTCGCCGACAGCCACCCCTGTCGCGACTCCGAGCACGCCGTCGTCGCTGGTGGACGACCCGGCGCACAGCCCGTTCCCGATCTGGGACCCGCTGGGCACCTACCCGGGCGGCACCAAGGTGGTGTGGCACCACCAGGTGTACCAGGCGCGGTACTGGACGACCGGGTTCGCGCCGGACACCCCGGTGGCGTCGAGCTACGACTCGCCGTGGACGCTGCTCGGCCCGGTGCTGCCGGGTGACACGCCCGCCCCGCTGCCCACGCTCGCCCCGGGCACGTACCCGCAGTGGGACCCGGCGCAGGCCTACGTCGCCGGCTCCCGGGTGCAGCTGGGCCTCGTGCCCTACCAGGCGAAGTGGTGGACCCAGGGCCAGAAGCCGGGCGTCGCGGTGTCCGGCGGGTCCCCCTGGGTGCTGGTCGCGCCCGGCGGCTGA